From a single Gimesia fumaroli genomic region:
- a CDS encoding ammonia-forming cytochrome c nitrite reductase subunit c552, producing the protein MKKQTGQISVSTLLLVAVLSAGICFGVVALLTNIFERKQEARTTIMRVVEIDDNTTDPAVWGKNFPLQYDDYLKTADMVQTTYGGSEAIPNGHKEGDPRDIVSRSKLEMIPQLKQMWAGYGFSKDYREKRGHAYMLTDQLYTERQKVGQPGTCIHCHASTYGAMKELGDGDILAGFEKLNTMPYMEAKEHVTHPVACIDCHEPDTMALRITRPAFMEGIADYKATQGIEDYDVNRDATRQEMRSYVCGQCHVEYYFKGDKKRLTYPWTEGLTVDAAYEHFEKENFKDWTHAETGAPMLKAQHPEFELWSQGIHSRAGVSCADCHMAYKRVGAMKISDHHIRSPLLNVNTACGTCHKSDDQELIARTEIIQSRHQKLVKVALNSVIDLINDINAAKANGVSEEKIKEAQQWQRKATFYVDYVEAENSSGFHAGQEAARILGESIDYSRKGQNALR; encoded by the coding sequence ATGAAAAAACAAACTGGTCAGATTTCAGTGTCTACATTGCTGTTGGTGGCAGTTCTCTCTGCAGGGATCTGTTTTGGTGTTGTGGCACTGCTGACGAACATCTTTGAACGCAAGCAGGAAGCGCGCACAACAATCATGCGCGTGGTTGAAATCGATGACAATACGACTGATCCGGCGGTCTGGGGCAAAAATTTCCCTCTGCAGTACGACGATTACCTCAAGACGGCCGACATGGTGCAAACCACCTATGGGGGCAGCGAAGCGATCCCCAATGGTCATAAAGAGGGAGATCCCCGCGATATCGTTTCCCGCAGTAAACTCGAAATGATCCCCCAGTTAAAGCAAATGTGGGCCGGTTATGGGTTTTCAAAAGATTATCGCGAGAAACGTGGGCATGCCTATATGCTGACCGATCAACTTTATACCGAGCGGCAGAAAGTAGGTCAGCCTGGTACCTGCATTCACTGCCACGCTTCCACATATGGCGCGATGAAAGAACTGGGTGACGGTGATATTCTGGCCGGGTTCGAAAAACTGAATACGATGCCTTACATGGAAGCCAAAGAGCACGTCACACATCCGGTGGCCTGTATTGACTGTCATGAACCCGACACGATGGCGCTGCGGATTACCCGTCCGGCATTTATGGAGGGCATTGCAGACTATAAAGCGACACAGGGAATCGAGGATTACGATGTCAACCGCGATGCGACGCGACAGGAGATGAGGTCGTATGTCTGTGGGCAATGTCATGTTGAATATTATTTTAAAGGCGACAAGAAGCGACTGACATATCCCTGGACGGAAGGCCTGACAGTCGATGCCGCTTATGAACACTTCGAAAAAGAAAATTTCAAAGACTGGACGCATGCCGAGACCGGGGCGCCCATGTTGAAGGCACAGCATCCGGAGTTTGAACTCTGGTCACAGGGCATTCATTCCCGGGCAGGAGTTTCCTGTGCGGACTGTCATATGGCTTACAAACGTGTCGGCGCCATGAAGATCAGCGACCATCACATTCGCAGTCCCCTGCTCAACGTCAATACTGCTTGTGGTACCTGTCACAAATCGGATGATCAGGAATTGATCGCACGAACGGAAATAATTCAGTCTCGTCATCAGAAACTAGTCAAAGTTGCCCTGAATAGTGTCATTGATCTGATTAATGATATTAACGCTGCCAAAGCGAACGGGGTCTCTGAAGAGAAAATCAAGGAAGCGCAACAGTGGCAGCGGAAAGCCACGTTTTATGTGGATTATGTGGAAGCGGAAAATTCGTCTGGTTTTCATGCAGGACAAGAGGCGGCTCGTATTCTGGGGGAATCCATCGATTACTCCCGAAAAGGCCAGAATGCGTTGCGCTGA
- a CDS encoding alpha/beta hydrolase: MKYLCLSAFLLLTLAAAPIETPEPDERIAVWPDRPLLDQSDDEVSYKNIIRITKVKRPAIEFYKSKNAKPNAPAVVIFPGGGYNVLAYDLEGTEIAEWLNSIGIHAVVVKYTVPGNQREAALKDAQRAMGIVRSKAKDWGINPEQIGVLGFSAGGHLAANLSTNYQKRNYEAIDAADKLSCRPDFTVLIYPAYIYEKEDKRKSAPEIKVTAQTPPAFIVQTLDDRRLVDSAFNYTRDLKDAEVDGELHLYAKGGHGYGLRPSENPISGWPKLCGDWLKRTTGN; this comes from the coding sequence ATGAAATACCTCTGTCTGTCTGCATTTTTACTGTTAACACTGGCGGCAGCGCCGATCGAAACCCCCGAACCCGATGAGCGGATCGCTGTCTGGCCTGATCGCCCTTTGTTGGATCAAAGTGATGATGAAGTCTCCTACAAAAACATAATTCGTATTACCAAAGTCAAACGGCCCGCCATTGAATTCTATAAATCCAAAAATGCCAAACCGAATGCACCGGCGGTCGTGATATTTCCAGGTGGCGGCTATAACGTACTGGCCTATGATCTGGAAGGCACCGAAATTGCCGAATGGTTGAACTCAATTGGCATTCACGCCGTCGTCGTTAAGTACACGGTACCCGGAAATCAGCGTGAAGCAGCATTGAAAGACGCCCAGCGCGCCATGGGAATTGTGCGCAGTAAAGCCAAAGACTGGGGCATCAACCCTGAACAGATTGGGGTCCTCGGTTTCTCCGCCGGCGGTCATCTGGCGGCAAACCTCTCCACCAATTATCAGAAACGAAATTATGAAGCCATCGACGCCGCCGACAAATTAAGCTGCCGCCCCGACTTCACCGTGCTGATTTATCCCGCCTATATCTACGAAAAAGAAGACAAGCGAAAGTCGGCTCCGGAAATCAAAGTCACCGCGCAAACCCCGCCCGCCTTCATCGTGCAGACCCTCGATGACCGTCGACTGGTCGACAGCGCGTTCAATTACACGCGCGACCTCAAAGACGCTGAAGTTGACGGCGAGCTGCATCTCTACGCGAAAGGAGGGCACGGCTATGGCCTGCGTCCGTCCGAGAACCCGATTTCCGGCTGGCCAAAACTATGCGGCGACTGGCTCAAACGAACCACCGGAAATTAA
- a CDS encoding neutral/alkaline non-lysosomal ceramidase N-terminal domain-containing protein, with the protein MIRFPLCLLFVFSFTFHSNAAEPAKAEPLEWKVGVASAKITPAKPLRMAGYAGRKEPAEGTEQDLYGKALAIEDKAGNRVVFLTLDLIGVIDRLRADVTQQVQEKYNLPPQALLMNASHTHCGPAYGRDDAKEYYDTLVPALVKTIGEAIEGMQPAKLSWSAARCSVAMNRRTPTATGYRNHPNPNGLVDHQVPVLRVDDPKGELKAVMFGYACHNTTMGFRKWLGDYAGFAQEYFEKDHPGVTALFMMGCGGDQNPYPRSELHYAHKHGRSLATAIEAALEVNQRTLLHQHVLHGPLKTAYGTVELEYLPEKKREPWNYPVQVIQFGKGLTIVALGTEVVVDYSLRIKEELFEQEGPAIWVAGYSNVYSGYIPSKRVLLEGGYEASRPYQPDVEERIIGKVLELNQGLQSAGAP; encoded by the coding sequence ATGATTCGATTCCCGCTTTGTTTGCTGTTTGTTTTCAGTTTCACTTTTCACTCCAACGCAGCCGAACCTGCCAAAGCGGAGCCTTTGGAATGGAAAGTCGGAGTTGCGTCAGCAAAGATCACACCTGCGAAGCCTTTGCGAATGGCTGGCTACGCCGGCCGCAAGGAACCGGCAGAAGGAACCGAGCAGGATCTGTACGGCAAAGCACTGGCGATCGAAGACAAAGCAGGCAACCGGGTTGTCTTTCTGACGCTCGATCTGATTGGCGTGATTGACCGCTTACGAGCTGATGTCACACAACAGGTGCAGGAGAAATACAATCTGCCGCCGCAGGCACTGCTGATGAATGCCTCGCATACACACTGTGGTCCCGCGTATGGCCGCGATGATGCGAAAGAATATTATGATACACTGGTGCCGGCTCTGGTGAAAACCATTGGCGAAGCCATTGAAGGCATGCAACCTGCGAAGCTGAGCTGGTCGGCGGCCCGCTGTTCGGTCGCCATGAATCGCCGTACGCCCACCGCGACGGGATATCGTAATCATCCCAATCCCAACGGTCTGGTCGACCATCAGGTGCCTGTCCTGCGTGTGGACGATCCGAAAGGGGAATTGAAGGCGGTCATGTTTGGTTATGCCTGTCACAATACGACGATGGGCTTTCGCAAATGGCTGGGCGATTATGCCGGGTTTGCGCAAGAGTACTTTGAAAAGGATCATCCCGGCGTGACTGCACTGTTCATGATGGGCTGTGGGGGCGATCAGAATCCGTATCCGCGCAGCGAACTGCATTATGCACATAAACACGGTCGTTCGCTGGCGACGGCGATTGAAGCCGCCCTCGAAGTCAATCAGCGCACGCTGTTGCATCAGCATGTGTTGCATGGGCCACTCAAGACCGCTTACGGAACCGTTGAACTGGAGTATCTGCCAGAAAAGAAACGGGAACCCTGGAATTATCCCGTGCAGGTGATTCAGTTCGGGAAGGGATTAACCATTGTCGCGCTGGGAACCGAAGTCGTCGTCGATTATTCGCTTCGTATTAAGGAAGAACTGTTCGAGCAGGAAGGACCTGCGATCTGGGTCGCCGGTTATTCGAACGTTTATTCCGGTTATATCCCCAGTAAACGGGTTCTGCTGGAAGGAGGCTATGAAGCGAGCCGTCCTTATCAGCCTGATGTCGAAGAGCGAATCATCGGAAAAGTTCTGGAATTGAACCAGGGGCTGCAGAGTGCGGGCGCCCCATAA
- the nrfH gene encoding cytochrome c nitrite reductase small subunit: MKQITGLKQKTVLYLLIAVLIGGIVGIGTFTFGYAKGASYLKADSQSCANCHVMQGHFDAWVKSSHGKFASCNDCHAPHDSAVSAYYCKARNGFFHSLAFTTGDFEENLRITDYNRSVTEQACRKCHTDLVHQIDILAIGELNKNASERVESNACIRCHSTVGHDT; this comes from the coding sequence ATGAAGCAAATTACCGGGCTTAAACAGAAGACTGTTTTATACTTGCTGATTGCCGTACTGATCGGTGGAATTGTGGGAATTGGAACGTTCACTTTCGGTTACGCCAAGGGGGCCTCTTATCTGAAGGCGGATTCTCAATCGTGTGCGAATTGTCATGTCATGCAAGGTCACTTCGATGCCTGGGTCAAGTCATCGCATGGAAAGTTTGCGTCATGTAATGATTGTCATGCGCCCCACGACAGTGCTGTCTCGGCATATTATTGTAAAGCGAGGAATGGCTTTTTTCACTCGCTCGCTTTTACCACTGGAGATTTTGAAGAAAACCTGCGGATCACAGATTACAATCGGAGTGTCACCGAGCAGGCCTGTCGAAAATGTCATACAGATCTTGTCCATCAAATCGATATTCTTGCGATTGGTGAGCTCAATAAAAATGCTTCCGAGCGCGTGGAATCGAACGCCTGTATCCGCTGTCATTCAACAGTCGGACACGATACGTGA